The Microvirga thermotolerans sequence CTCCTGCCTCTCCTCCCTGCGCGCCCAGGCCGCCGCCAAGGGCATCTCCGGCCAGGCCTTCGACCGGGCGACGGGCGGCATCGAGCCGGACCTCAAGATCCTCGAGCTGATGGACAACCAGCCCGAGTTCAAGACGCCCATCTGGGACTATCTCGCCGCCCTCGTCGACGACGAGCGCGTCCAGGACGGCAGGGCCGCCATGCGCCAGTGGGGCCAGGCGCTCGCCGCCGCGGAGGCCCGGTTCGGGGTGGACCGCCACGTGATCGCCGGGGTCTGGGGCGTCGAATCCAACTTCGGCAAGGACATCGGCGGGCGGCCCCTGGTGCAGTCCCTCGCGACGCTCGCCTGCTACGCCCCGCGCCGGCGCGAGTATTTCACGGGCGAGCTGATGGCGACGCTCAAGATCGTCCAGGACGGCGACATCGACCCGGCGAACCTGCGCGGCTCCTGGGCCGGGGCCTTCGGGCACACCCAGTTCATGCCCTCCACCTTCCAGCGGCTCGCGGTGGACGGGGACGGGGACGGCCATCGCGACATCATGATGTCGGTGCCGGACGCGGTCGCCTCCACGGCCAACTTCCTCAAGAAGGCCGGTTGGGTGAACGGCCTGCCCTGGGGCTACGAGGTGCGCCTGCCGGCGGGGTTCGACGCGAGGCTCGCCGGACGCAGGAACAAGAAGCCGCTCTCCGCCTGGGCGGCCATGGGCGTCACCCATGTCGACGGGCGGCCGCTCTCCGGCAACTACCCGGCGGGCATCCTCATCCCCGCGGGCGTCCAGGGCCCGGCCTTCGTGGTCACGAAGAACTTCGACGCGGTCTATTCCTACAACGCCGCCGAGTCCTACGGCCTCGCCATCGCCCTCCTGGGCGACCGGCTGAAGGGCCTGCCGGGGATCCGCACCGCCTGGCCCACCGACGACCCGCCGCTCTCCCGCGCCCAGCGCCGGGAGCTCCAGCGGCTCCTGGCCGCCCGCGGCTACGACGTGGGCGAGCCGGACGGCAAGATCGGGGCCAAGACCCGCGAAGCGATCAAGGACGTGGAGCGCCAGATCGGCCTGGAGCAGCGCGGCCGTCCCGGCGCCAAGGTCCTGCAGGCCCTGAGGGGGTAACGACGCCCATGAGCTGGAGCACGTTCCTCCTCTTCGTGCCGGCCTGCTTCGCCCTCAACCTGGCGTTCGGCCCCAACAACCTCCTGTCCCTCACCTACGGCCTGCAGCAGGGGGTGCGCACCGCCGTGCTCGCCTCGGGCGGGCGGCTCGTCGCCTTCGCGCTGATGATCGCGCTCACCGCCCTCGGCGTCGGCGCGGTGCTCGCCGCGTCCGAGGCGGCGTTCACGGCCCTCAAATGGGCGGGAGCCGCCTATCTCGTGTGGCTCGGGATCAGGATCCTGCGCGCCTCCGGACCGGCGGCATCCGCCGTCGGGGCCGCGCCCCGGCGTACCTTGAGGGCTCTCAGCCTGCAGGAGTTCTGGACCGCCATCGGCAACCCCAAGGCGATCCTGATCTTCACCGCCTTCCTGCCGCAGTTCGTCGATCCGCAGTCCTACTGGACCGGCTTCGCCCTGGCGGGGCTGATCTTCCTCGTGCTGGAAGCCGTCGCGGTGCTCTTCTACGCCGTCCTCGGCCAGCGCCTGGGCGCCTTCGGCCGCAACGGCCGCGTCTTCGGCTGGCTCAACCGCGCCTCCGGCGCGACCATGATCGGCTTCGGCGTCGCGCTGCTCTTCGCCCGGCGCCCGGCCTGAGGGGCGTCGCGGCGGCCGTCCAACGGCTAGGTTGTGGCGCGCGCCGGTTTGGGGTTGTACTGCCCCATGCTCATCGCCATCCTCACGGACATCCACGGCAACCGGGAGGCCCTGTCCGCCTGCCTCGACCATGCGCGCCGGCAGGGGGCGGACCGCTTCGTGTTCCTCGGGGACTATGTGGGCTACGGCGCCGATCCGGCCTTCGTGGTCGACACGGTGAGGGACCTCGTGGACAGGGGCGCCGTCGCCCTGCGCGGCAACCACGACGCGGCCGTCGACGGGTCGGACGCGGACATGAACGGCATCGCCCGGGAGGCGATCCGCTGGACCCGCGAGCGGCTCGACCCGGAGCAGCGCAGGTTCCTCGCGCATCTTCCCCTCGTCCACGAGGAGGGGAGCGTCCTCTACGTCCACGCCAACGGCTACGCGCCGGGCAACTGGGACTACATGAACGGCACCATGGAGGCCGTCCGGCACTTCAGCCGGGTCGACGCCCACATCACCTTCTGCGGCCATGTGCACGTGCCCATGCTCTATCACATGAGCACCGCCGCGAAGGTCGGCTCCTTCTCGCCGGTCGGCGACAACGAGATCCCGCTGCTGGCGACCCGCACCTGGCTCGCGGTGATCGGCTCCGTGGGGCAGCCCCGGGACGGGGTGCCGGCGGCAAGCTACGCGCTCTTCGACACGGCGCGCCAGACCCTGCGCTTCCTCCGCGTGCCCTACGACACGGCGGCGGCCGCCCGGAAGGTGAGGGAGGCGGGGCTTCCCGAGAAGCTGGCGCTTCGCCTGGAACAGGGACGGTGACCCATGCGCTGGCGCCTGAAACAGGGCATGACGGTCGACGGCTTCGAGCTCCGGGAGCACCTGGCCACGGGCGGCATGGCGCAGCTCTGGGCCGTCGCCCGCCCGGGCGACCCGATGCCGCTCGTCATGAAGATCCCGATGCTCATCGATTCGGGCGATCCCCTGCCCATCGTCTGCTTCGAGACCGAGCAGATGATCATGCCGCGCCTGTCGGGCCCGCACGTGCCGCGCTTCGTCGCCGCCGGTCCCCTCGATCCGATGCCCTACATCGTCATGGAGCGGATCCCGGGCGAATCCCTGAAGGCCCGCCTCCGGGAGGTGCCCCTGCCCTGGGCCGAGGCGGTCACGATCGGGGCCAGGGTGGCCCATGCCCTCCACGACCTCCACCGGCAGCACGTCATCCATCTCGACGTGAAGCCGAGCAACGTAATGACCCGGGAGACCGGCGAGGCCGTGCTCATCGACTACGGCTTCGCCCGCCACGGGCAGCTGCCTGACCTCCTCGCGGAGGAGTTCCGCGAGCCCTTCGGGACCACGCCCTACATGGCGCCCGAGCAGGTGCTCCAGGACCGGGCCGATCCGCGCAGCGACCTCTTCGCCCTCGGCGTGATGCTGTACTTCTTCGTCACCGGCGAGCGCCCCTTCGGCACGCCGCGCGGCGGGCAGATCCGCCGGCGCCTGTGGCGGGACCCGGTGCCGCCGCGGGCCCTGCGGCCCGACTGCCCGCCCTGGCTGCAGGAGGCGATCCTGCGCTGCCTCGAAATCGACCCGCAGGACCGCTACGCGACCGCGGCGCAGCTCGCCCTCGACCTGGAGAATCCCGGACAGGTGACGCTCACGGAGCGGGCCTCCCGCCTGGAGCGGGACGGAGGGATGAAGACCTTCCGGCGCTGGCTGAAGGCCCGCAGGGCCCAGCCCCTGGAACGGCCCAACATCGCGGGCCAGCTCTCCCGCGCCCCCATCGTCCTCGTCGCCATCGACCTCTCGCCGGGCGGCGAGGACCTCGCCGAGGCCCTGCGCCTCATGGTCAGGCGCATCCTCTCCATCGAGGGCGAGGCGCGCCTCGCCTGCGTCAACATCCTCAAGACCTCGCGCCTCGCCGTCGACATCCTGGAGGACGAGGAGGGCCGGAGCCTCCACGTCCAGCGTCTCGTGCAGCTCAGGCACTGGGGCGCCTCCCTCGGCGTTCCCGAGGGGAGGATCTCCTACAGCGTGCTGGAGGCGCCCGATCCGGCGGCCGCCCTCGTCGACTACGCGCGGCACAACGACGTCGACCACATCGTGATCGGCGCGCGGGCCTCCTCCGCGCTCCGGCGCTATCTCGGCAGCGTCTCGTCCCAGGTGGTGGCACAGGCGCCGTGCTCGGTCACGGTGGTGAGGACGGCGAGAGACCGCGGCACGGCCGAGGCGCCTCCGTCCGACGAACGGCGCGACTGAGACGGCGCGCGACATTTCCGGACGGAAAAACGCCTCCCACCTTTTCGAAAAGTGCTCCGGCGCTTGCCAAGCGGCCCGTTCGGCCTTTTAAGGACCCTGCAATTCGACCACGACACAACAGGGGGCCTTCATGGCAACGCACAAGCTTCTCCTTCTCCCCGGCGACGGCATCGGTCCGGAGGTCATGCGCGAGGTGGAGAAGATCGTGGGCTGGTTCGCCAGGAACGGCGTCGGCTTCGAGACGGAGGCGGACCTCGTCGGCGGCGCGGCCTACGACGCCCACGGCGTCTCGATCTCGGAAGCCGCCATGGCGCGCGCCCAGGAGGCCGATGCGGTCCTGTTCGGCGCGGTCGGCGGCCCGAAATGGGACGGCGTCCCCTATGCGGTGCGCCCGGAGGCCGGCCTCCTGCGCCTGCGCAAGGATCTCGGCCTGTTCGCCAACCTGCGCCCGGCCATCTGCTACCCGGCCCTCGCCGACGCCTCCTCCCTCAAGCGCGAGGTGGTGGAGGGGCTCGACATCATGATCGTGCGCGAGCTCACCGGCGGCGTCTATTTCGGCGAGCCGAAGGAGATCGTCACCCTCGAGGACGGGTCGCAGCGCGCGGTGGACACGCAGCTCTACACCACGGGCGAGATCGAGCGCATCGCCCGCGTCGCCTTCGACCTCGCGGGCAAGCGCCGCAACAAGGTCTCCTCCGCCGAGAAGAGCAACGTCATGAAGACCGGCGTGCTCTGGCGGCAGATCGTGACCCGCATCCACAGGGAGGAGTTCCCCGCAACGCAGCTCGAGCACGTGCTCGCCGACAATTGCGCCATGCAGCTCGTGCGCAACCCGAAGCAGTTCGACGTGATCGTCACGGACAACCTCTTCGGCGACATCCTCTCCGACATCGCGGCGATGCTCACCGGCTCGCTGGGCATGCTGCCCTCCGCCTCCCTCGGCGCGGTGGACCCGAAGACCGGCAGCCGCAAGGCGCTCTACGAGCCGGTTCACGGCTCGGCCCCCGACATCGCCGGCAAGGGGCTCGCCAATCCCATCGCCATGATCGGCTCGTTCGGGATGGCGCTGCGCTACTCCTTCGGCCTCATCGAGGCGGCGGACATGCTCGACAGGGCCATCGCCAACGTGCTGGCCTCCGGCACCCGCACCAGGGACATCGCCGCCCCCGGCGCCAACGCCGTCGGCACGCAGGAGATCGGCGACGCGATCGTGAAGGAGCTCTCCGCCCTGTCGTAAGGCCGGACCCGGCTGCGGGGCGGCGGCCGCCCCGCGCCGTCAGCGGATCGAGCCCGTCGCCTCCACGTTCGGGGTGAATCCGAACGGCGGGAACGGATTGGTCGAGCCGACGAACGGCCCGTTGGTGACGGGATCGGGCAGGAGTGCGCCGCCGCTGAAGCGCTCGTTCTGCCCGTAGGGCGGGCTCAGCAGGTAGGACTGGGCCTGGCCGTAGCCCGTGTAGCCGGGATTGATCGAGTTCGGCGCCACCACGTTGCCGGGGTCGAGGAAGCTGCGCGGCGCGACGCGGAAGGTGAGGGGGCGTCCCCGGTCCTGCGCCTCCGCCGCGGTTGCGAAGGCCGCGGCCGCGACCAGGGAGATGAGACCCAGAGAAACGATGCGGCGCATGGAAGCCTCCAGCTTGGCCTTCGAAGACGCGCTCTTCCGCTCCGCCCGCGCCTTCCGGAAAACGGCGGACCTGAGAAACGGCGGACACTTGGAAAAATGGCAGGGCGGCCTAAATTGTTCCGCTCTCCGAAAGGGGCTGGCCCGAAGGGCATGGAGGGAGAAGGCGGCGTGGATCGGCGCGACGGCATCCCGGAGCTGACGTCGAAGGACGGCCTGTCCGTTCTCGGGCGCGTTCCGCTCGTCGCGGAGACGCCGGAGGAACTGCTCGACGACGCGACCACCCCGATCTCCCGGTTCTTCGTGCGCAACAACGGGCTCCTGCCGGAGCTCCCCGCCGATCCGGAGAGCTGGAGCCTGATCGTCGACGGGGAGGTGGAGCGTCCCCTGCGCCTCAGCGTGGCCGAGCTGAAGCGCCGGTTCCCGGTCCGGACCTTCCGCATGGTGCTGGAATGCGGCGGCAACGGCCGCTCCTTCTTCACGCCCGCGGCGGAGGGCAACCCGTGGACCAACGGCGGCGTGGGCTGCGCGGAATGGACCGGCGTCCCGCTCCGGGACGTCCTGGACGCGGCGGGGCTGAAGCCCTCCGCCGTCTACACCGCCCATTACGGAGCCGATCCGGACAAGGACGGCCGCCGCGACCGGCCCTCCCTCTCGCGCGGCATGCGCATCGCGAAGGCCCTCGAGGAGCACACCCTCCTCGCCTTCGCCATGAACGGCGAGCCCCTGCCGTTCCTGCACGGCGGCCCCTTGCGCCTCGTCGTGCCGGGATGGCCGGGCTCGCTCAGCCAGAAATGGCTGACGCGGATCTGGATCCGCGACCGGGAGCACGACGGGCCCGGCATGACCGGCCTGTCCTACCGCCTGCCCGTGCATCCGATCCCGCCGGGCGCGGGCGTGGAGGGGGTGCCCCTGCGCATCCTCGAATCGATGCCCGTGCGCAGCATCGTCACCCATCCCGCCGACGGGGCCCGCTACGCGCCGGGCACGCGCCGCATCGCGGTGCGCGGCGCCGCCTGGGCGGGGGACGATTCGGTGGCGCGGGTGGCCCTGTCCCTGGACCGGGGCGCGACCTGGACGGAGGCGGCCCTCGAACCCCTGCGCAACCGCTACGACTGGGCCCGCTGGTCGGCGATTCTCGCCGTGCCGGGGGACGGGGATTACGAGATCTGGGCCCGGGCGACCGATTCCGCCGGCCGCTCCCAGCCGCTCGTGCCGGAGAACTGGAACCCCAACGGCTACGGCTGCAACGCCGTCCACCGGGTCGCGGTCACGGTCGGGCCGGAGGCCTGACCCCGAGGGCGGCGGTGCGCGCCGCGAGGGCGCAGACGTCGCTGCGGTTGCGCTCGGCCCGGGCGAAGAGGGCCTTGAGGGCGGCGCCGTCCGCCGCCGCCAGGGAAATCCGGTCGATCAGGCACACCGCCTGAAGCGCGCCGGCGCTCTCGGGATCGGCGCCGCACAGCCAGCCGTGGAAGCCGAAGGCCGCCTCGGCATCCGCGAAGCGGAAGGCCTGGCAGGTCTGCTCGGCCGTCCCCGCAAGAGTTCCCGCAAGAGTTCCCGCAAGGGTCACCTCGGCCATCTCCACGGGGCCGAACTTCGTCGCCTCCATCCGGCTCTGCGCGGTGCGGCCCACGGAGAGGCCGGCCTCCGCCGCGCGGCGCACGGTCTCGACGAAGAGGCTGCGCCTCTCCGTCCCGACCTCGCCCTGGACGAGGGCGATCCGCGCGTGGCGGGCCTCGCCGAATCGGCCGAGGACCAGGTTGTCCTCGCGCCCGCCGGACACGTGAAGCCGGGCCGAGAAGACCGGAGGCGCGAAGGGCTTGTCGAGGCTGTAGGCCGGGGCGGCCTGCGGAAGCGGCCGCCACGGGGGCGGCGGCGCGATCAGCACGGAGGCGGGAACCGCCCCCGGCGCGCCGGGGGCCGGGGGGCGGGCCTTCTCCTCGCGGGCGAAGTGAACGAGCCCGGCGACGGTGAGGCCGGACAGGAGCGTCATCCGCAGCCAGGGCAGACGCCGCGCGCGGCGACGCGGGCGCGGCGGGTCCTCGCCGGTCCCGTCGAGGTCCTCCTCCCACCCGCTCTCGTCCCAGTCGGCGTGGATCGCCTTCGGCATCGTGCTCCCGTCGCAGCGTTGGCATTCCGAAGGAGTGTTCTACCGTAGCGCCCGCGAGCGTTCGAAAGCTTTCGTTCATCATCGTGAATCGAAGGTTACCGCGTGCCCGAAGCGGCTTCTCCCTCGCACCCGACGGCCGCGGCCTGCCCGGCGCAGGAATCACTTGACGGCGCAACGGGTTTGATGTGTTTCTGAAAAGACCTATCGGCCCGGCGAACGGGCTTTCCGATGGACGAAGGCGATGACGCTGCTCACCACGACGAGCAAAACGAAAACCGTCACGACGGCCGCG is a genomic window containing:
- a CDS encoding lytic murein transglycosylase, giving the protein MNRTLAPTLLALLGLAAATPALAQGDFRSCLSSLRAQAAAKGISGQAFDRATGGIEPDLKILELMDNQPEFKTPIWDYLAALVDDERVQDGRAAMRQWGQALAAAEARFGVDRHVIAGVWGVESNFGKDIGGRPLVQSLATLACYAPRRREYFTGELMATLKIVQDGDIDPANLRGSWAGAFGHTQFMPSTFQRLAVDGDGDGHRDIMMSVPDAVASTANFLKKAGWVNGLPWGYEVRLPAGFDARLAGRRNKKPLSAWAAMGVTHVDGRPLSGNYPAGILIPAGVQGPAFVVTKNFDAVYSYNAAESYGLAIALLGDRLKGLPGIRTAWPTDDPPLSRAQRRELQRLLAARGYDVGEPDGKIGAKTREAIKDVERQIGLEQRGRPGAKVLQALRG
- a CDS encoding LysE family translocator; its protein translation is MSWSTFLLFVPACFALNLAFGPNNLLSLTYGLQQGVRTAVLASGGRLVAFALMIALTALGVGAVLAASEAAFTALKWAGAAYLVWLGIRILRASGPAASAVGAAPRRTLRALSLQEFWTAIGNPKAILIFTAFLPQFVDPQSYWTGFALAGLIFLVLEAVAVLFYAVLGQRLGAFGRNGRVFGWLNRASGATMIGFGVALLFARRPA
- a CDS encoding metallophosphoesterase family protein, whose product is MLIAILTDIHGNREALSACLDHARRQGADRFVFLGDYVGYGADPAFVVDTVRDLVDRGAVALRGNHDAAVDGSDADMNGIAREAIRWTRERLDPEQRRFLAHLPLVHEEGSVLYVHANGYAPGNWDYMNGTMEAVRHFSRVDAHITFCGHVHVPMLYHMSTAAKVGSFSPVGDNEIPLLATRTWLAVIGSVGQPRDGVPAASYALFDTARQTLRFLRVPYDTAAAARKVREAGLPEKLALRLEQGR
- a CDS encoding serine/threonine protein kinase is translated as MRWRLKQGMTVDGFELREHLATGGMAQLWAVARPGDPMPLVMKIPMLIDSGDPLPIVCFETEQMIMPRLSGPHVPRFVAAGPLDPMPYIVMERIPGESLKARLREVPLPWAEAVTIGARVAHALHDLHRQHVIHLDVKPSNVMTRETGEAVLIDYGFARHGQLPDLLAEEFREPFGTTPYMAPEQVLQDRADPRSDLFALGVMLYFFVTGERPFGTPRGGQIRRRLWRDPVPPRALRPDCPPWLQEAILRCLEIDPQDRYATAAQLALDLENPGQVTLTERASRLERDGGMKTFRRWLKARRAQPLERPNIAGQLSRAPIVLVAIDLSPGGEDLAEALRLMVRRILSIEGEARLACVNILKTSRLAVDILEDEEGRSLHVQRLVQLRHWGASLGVPEGRISYSVLEAPDPAAALVDYARHNDVDHIVIGARASSALRRYLGSVSSQVVAQAPCSVTVVRTARDRGTAEAPPSDERRD
- the leuB gene encoding 3-isopropylmalate dehydrogenase, with product MATHKLLLLPGDGIGPEVMREVEKIVGWFARNGVGFETEADLVGGAAYDAHGVSISEAAMARAQEADAVLFGAVGGPKWDGVPYAVRPEAGLLRLRKDLGLFANLRPAICYPALADASSLKREVVEGLDIMIVRELTGGVYFGEPKEIVTLEDGSQRAVDTQLYTTGEIERIARVAFDLAGKRRNKVSSAEKSNVMKTGVLWRQIVTRIHREEFPATQLEHVLADNCAMQLVRNPKQFDVIVTDNLFGDILSDIAAMLTGSLGMLPSASLGAVDPKTGSRKALYEPVHGSAPDIAGKGLANPIAMIGSFGMALRYSFGLIEAADMLDRAIANVLASGTRTRDIAAPGANAVGTQEIGDAIVKELSALS
- a CDS encoding sulfite oxidase, whose product is MDRRDGIPELTSKDGLSVLGRVPLVAETPEELLDDATTPISRFFVRNNGLLPELPADPESWSLIVDGEVERPLRLSVAELKRRFPVRTFRMVLECGGNGRSFFTPAAEGNPWTNGGVGCAEWTGVPLRDVLDAAGLKPSAVYTAHYGADPDKDGRRDRPSLSRGMRIAKALEEHTLLAFAMNGEPLPFLHGGPLRLVVPGWPGSLSQKWLTRIWIRDREHDGPGMTGLSYRLPVHPIPPGAGVEGVPLRILESMPVRSIVTHPADGARYAPGTRRIAVRGAAWAGDDSVARVALSLDRGATWTEAALEPLRNRYDWARWSAILAVPGDGDYEIWARATDSAGRSQPLVPENWNPNGYGCNAVHRVAVTVGPEA